A single genomic interval of Picosynechococcus sp. PCC 7003 harbors:
- a CDS encoding Fe(3+) ABC transporter substrate-binding protein produces the protein MKSRSLSLCGLFLGLAIATGCTPTTDNNDSTDTTPDPGTPSTEATGEVNLYSSRHYDSDAELYEAFSEATGIQVNLIEGSDDELLERIRTEGENSPADVLITVDVARLWRAQQDGLLQPIESEVLTSAIPENLRSSDNTWFGLTKRARIIVYNTETVDPTELSTYEDLADPKWEGRVCIRSSSNTYNQSLVAAKIVEKGAEATEEWVQGLVANFAREPEGNDTAQIQAVASGECGVALVNSYYVARLRASEDPQDQEIVANIGAFFPNQNAGEGGTHINISGAGIIANAPNVEEAQEFLEFMVTPEAQEIFANNNNEYPVVDSVAPNDVVAEFGDWTASDLPLESFGEKNAEAVMLMDRAGWK, from the coding sequence ATGAAATCCCGTTCCCTGTCCCTCTGTGGACTTTTTCTTGGCTTGGCGATCGCCACCGGTTGCACCCCAACCACCGATAACAATGATTCCACCGACACAACCCCTGATCCCGGTACCCCCTCCACCGAAGCAACCGGCGAAGTTAACCTCTACTCTTCACGGCACTACGACAGCGACGCAGAACTATACGAAGCATTTTCCGAAGCCACCGGCATTCAGGTCAATCTCATTGAAGGCAGTGACGACGAACTCCTAGAACGGATTAGAACCGAGGGAGAAAATAGCCCCGCCGATGTCCTGATTACCGTAGACGTGGCGAGACTTTGGCGTGCCCAACAGGATGGCCTACTGCAACCCATAGAATCCGAAGTGCTGACTAGTGCCATTCCCGAAAACCTGCGCAGTAGCGACAATACTTGGTTTGGTCTGACAAAACGGGCGCGAATTATCGTGTACAACACCGAAACCGTTGATCCCACTGAACTGTCTACCTACGAAGACCTCGCTGATCCGAAATGGGAAGGTCGAGTGTGTATCCGTAGCTCCAGCAATACCTATAACCAGTCCCTCGTGGCCGCGAAAATTGTCGAAAAAGGCGCTGAAGCGACCGAAGAATGGGTACAAGGTTTAGTTGCGAACTTTGCCCGTGAGCCGGAAGGGAACGACACTGCCCAAATTCAAGCTGTTGCTTCCGGTGAGTGTGGTGTCGCCCTGGTTAATAGCTACTACGTCGCCCGTCTGCGCGCCTCTGAAGATCCCCAAGATCAAGAGATTGTGGCCAATATCGGCGCATTTTTCCCGAACCAAAACGCAGGTGAAGGCGGTACTCACATCAACATCAGTGGGGCTGGCATTATCGCCAATGCACCGAACGTTGAGGAGGCCCAAGAATTTCTAGAGTTTATGGTGACCCCAGAAGCCCAGGAAATTTTCGCCAACAATAACAATGAATACCCTGTGGTAGATAGCGTTGCCCCCAATGACGTGGTGGCCGAGTTCGGTGACTGGACCGCTTCGGATCTACCCCTCGAAAGTTTTGGTGAAAAAAATGCGGAAGCCGTTATGTTAATGGACCGCGCTGGCTGGAAGTAA
- the dprA gene encoding DNA-processing protein DprA encodes MEQYYWVAWSQIKGIGPSRLKKIWHGFGSMERAWKASGQELGAVDGLGDKLIRLILAGRSPLDPERLYHEHLEKNPQFWTPADPEYPKLLLEIPSPPPLLYYQGQVKLLENQGQIPAIAMVGTRHPSEHGKRWTGRISKALAQVGFSIVSGMAQGVDGIAHSACLQTGGRTIAVLGTGIDQIYPASHRNLYNEILAQGLILSEYPAGTRPDRSHFPARNRIIAGLTRATLVMEAPSRSGSLITAHYAMDFNREVYALPNSPEQQAATGCLDLIRRGAGMILGETQLIEELGGLPQLDEASPQLSLPFTAPTVEPPPQPSTDFRQIAPELLPLWQAIAPEPTAFDLIVVQSGMGADQVSATLLQWELEGLITQLPGMRYRRL; translated from the coding sequence ATGGAACAGTATTACTGGGTGGCCTGGTCACAAATCAAGGGGATCGGCCCAAGTCGCCTCAAAAAAATTTGGCACGGTTTCGGTTCCATGGAACGGGCCTGGAAGGCTTCTGGGCAGGAATTAGGGGCAGTGGATGGCTTAGGGGATAAGTTGATTCGCCTGATCCTGGCTGGGCGATCGCCTTTGGATCCAGAGCGGCTTTACCATGAGCACCTTGAGAAAAACCCGCAATTTTGGACGCCAGCGGATCCAGAGTACCCAAAGTTATTGTTAGAAATTCCCAGTCCGCCACCGCTGCTCTATTACCAAGGCCAAGTCAAGCTGTTAGAAAATCAGGGTCAAATTCCGGCGATCGCCATGGTGGGCACTAGACATCCTTCGGAGCACGGCAAACGCTGGACCGGACGGATTAGCAAGGCCCTCGCCCAGGTGGGATTTTCCATTGTGTCGGGCATGGCCCAGGGAGTGGATGGCATTGCCCATAGCGCTTGTCTCCAGACTGGGGGACGCACCATCGCCGTGTTAGGCACTGGCATTGATCAAATTTATCCGGCCAGCCACCGTAATTTGTACAACGAGATTCTGGCCCAGGGCTTAATTTTGAGTGAATATCCGGCAGGGACGAGACCCGACCGGAGCCATTTCCCTGCTCGAAACCGCATTATTGCCGGGTTGACCAGGGCTACCCTGGTGATGGAAGCGCCCAGTCGTTCTGGTTCCCTGATTACGGCCCACTACGCGATGGATTTTAACCGCGAGGTTTATGCCCTGCCCAATTCCCCCGAACAGCAAGCGGCCACGGGTTGTTTGGACTTGATTCGGCGGGGGGCCGGCATGATCCTAGGAGAAACGCAACTGATCGAAGAATTGGGGGGATTGCCCCAATTGGATGAAGCTTCCCCTCAACTCAGTTTGCCATTCACAGCGCCGACGGTTGAGCCGCCCCCTCAACCCAGCACAGATTTTCGTCAAATTGCCCCAGAGTTACTTCCCCTTTGGCAGGCGATCGCCCCTGAACCCACGGCCTTTGATTTAATCGTTGTCCAGTCTGGCATGGGAGCGGATCAGGTTTCGGCCACCCTGTTGCAATGGGAACTCGAAGGATTGATTACCCAACTGCCAGGGATGCGGTACCGTCGCCTTTAG
- the carA gene encoding glutamine-hydrolyzing carbamoyl-phosphate synthase small subunit, which translates to MSLVKAKPALLVLADGTTYHGRSFGATGTTFGEVVFNTGMTGYQEVLTDPSYRGQIVTFTYPELGNTGVTPEDEESSRPQVKGAIARNIAPRPSNWRSTQALPDYLKEHQVVGIYGIDTRDLTRRLRVSGAMNGAISTEILDPEELLRQLQDIPSMEGQNLVKDVTTDSVYEWTEITDHHWEFSNGATQTQALTVVAIDFGVKRNILRRLASYGCRVIVVPANTPAEKILEYNPDGIFLSNGPGDPAAVTEGIATVKEILKAEKPTFGICMGHQILGLSLGAETFKLKFGHRGLNQPAGLKQKQIEITSQNHGFAITEASLGEDVAITHLNLNDRTVAGLEHKTLPFFSVQYHPEASPGPHDADYLFEKFVRTMKAHKNK; encoded by the coding sequence ATGTCTCTTGTGAAAGCAAAACCCGCCCTCCTTGTTTTAGCCGATGGCACCACTTACCACGGACGGTCATTTGGCGCGACAGGTACCACCTTTGGGGAAGTCGTTTTTAATACAGGCATGACGGGCTACCAAGAAGTCCTCACTGATCCCAGTTATCGTGGCCAGATCGTGACTTTCACCTATCCTGAGCTGGGTAATACCGGCGTAACTCCTGAGGATGAAGAATCCAGCCGTCCCCAAGTGAAAGGGGCGATCGCCCGTAACATTGCCCCCCGACCCAGTAACTGGCGTTCGACCCAAGCCCTACCGGACTACCTCAAAGAACACCAAGTCGTGGGTATCTATGGCATTGATACGCGAGATCTAACCCGTCGCCTGCGGGTATCTGGGGCGATGAATGGTGCTATTTCCACAGAAATCCTTGACCCCGAAGAACTCCTCCGCCAACTCCAAGACATTCCCTCTATGGAAGGCCAAAACCTCGTCAAGGATGTCACCACCGATAGCGTTTACGAATGGACGGAAATTACCGATCACCATTGGGAATTTAGCAATGGTGCAACCCAAACCCAGGCACTCACCGTCGTTGCCATTGACTTTGGCGTCAAGCGCAATATTCTGCGCCGTTTGGCGAGCTATGGCTGTCGGGTGATCGTTGTTCCGGCCAATACCCCCGCTGAAAAAATCCTTGAATATAACCCCGATGGGATTTTCCTTTCCAATGGCCCTGGAGACCCGGCCGCAGTCACCGAAGGCATCGCCACAGTGAAAGAAATTCTCAAGGCCGAAAAACCCACCTTTGGTATCTGTATGGGACACCAAATTCTCGGGCTTTCTTTAGGAGCAGAGACCTTTAAGCTCAAATTTGGGCACCGGGGCTTAAATCAACCCGCTGGTCTCAAGCAAAAACAGATTGAAATTACCAGTCAAAATCATGGGTTTGCGATCACCGAAGCATCCCTCGGTGAAGATGTCGCCATTACCCACCTCAACCTCAATGACCGCACCGTTGCCGGACTAGAACATAAAACCTTGCCTTTCTTCTCGGTGCAGTATCACCCCGAGGCTAGCCCCGGCCCCCACGATGCCGACTACCTCTTTGAGAAATTTGTGCGCACGATGAAGGCCCACAAAAATAAATAG
- a CDS encoding PAS domain S-box protein, with the protein MVNVPVNFAALKAQIIDPSRVPTFPPTTAIADLLPGFRPWTVPQCVGLQMVAPCVPIVQEEQLQGLISPQTVLKLITEDVDLRQTLAQEVMTAPPKAIALADLEHPWLGLNRMHQEHQDLLPVQGENGFWLGFVERLSLQRLLWSEPLLQMRQVQDVMVTDLALMPSHSSLLMAAHRLHQKQQSLLMVMEKASAMTAPLSNGLWAVTLWDVLRGYGKGKDGLTTAIATEGSHDFQRVKPTDSLWSVAAHLVETNSSWAAVVDDEEQLLGKVTWRGILQVLDPVALHWQTHSLQQRLHQVARRPQRAIAQVATLEPHPKGLPQRVLLIEGLATESVILQHLLQPPLGSNLTFQVTQVDSLSQAIAQLNTDTYDLIIFDVNIVPSGKLEAFMRLQDSAGQRPILLLTDDRQADIQLAHQCIELGAQDYLLRSLCAGESQTEREILMRSVRYVLETEGAKRSLQRQDQQLQHLSQRLKAEKTAKQAIAQQLKLTDVQMKALFEAITDIVFVINPQTWEIKPVTAPQNNHCGGLLDFCQGTYQFLQAHQARLIPYLQQAIAKGTPSDNEPLSGEWVKYEYSLQPEPHLAPVWFVAKIVAINQQQVIWAAHDVTPFKLSQQKLITDQENLTTIIQERTRELKALNATLNAEIQQRKHTEIELRQEQDFLETLFDLTPALFMVLNQEGRVIRFNPACEKLTGYQFAEVAHQYLWDLLFWERHDITEIVQEFQLLLQQKKPRTYEVAWRAKSGKLHHLRWSHGVLLDKQGNVHYVIATGMDMSDRQAFETTLKTLNQELESRVEQRTQVLEHIEQNLRRQLAAVDAAVDAIAILQREEFISVNPAFLELFDYPHRLSLTGHSWKEVLFAPSEQKRLEKDILPRLNRHKSWQGEAIAQRQNGQTFMQEISLTITSDGDYICVCRDITARNRAALKIRETEALLRSQYRNFPIPTYTWQHRQGNFYLIDYNSAAEIANDGSLQGFLRCPSHVVYGAEHAIHRNIRRCFDFKTTFEEELQIPSPDNPEAFQRYFIATYIYIQPDLVMVHTQDLTERKRAERDLQQSQTFLRLVIDNNPNLIFVKDQDGYFLLVNQAMANFYGTTVTELVGKRECDLHPNSEEADCFLQADQQVLQEQKTVVIDEAKATDFLGATRYFRTVKLPLQLPGDRLQYQVLGVASEITQQRRAKQELEKALLQERELNHLKTRFIDTASHEFRTPLTVILGAAQILSAYHDHLPEARRSQYLNNIEDSVMRLRQLIDDLLTMSRLEAGKLDCQRQAVDIVALCQDLIADLKIGIGKQHHFNLETTGAIASPLALDPNLLQHILNNLLGNACKYSAPGTTVTVQLCSSAAQLTLTIIDQGVGISPEDQPHIFESFYRASNTQNIPGTGLGLNIVKEYVQLHGGQIELTSQLGKGSQFTVTIPLGENGIETS; encoded by the coding sequence ATGGTCAATGTTCCAGTGAACTTTGCTGCCTTAAAGGCCCAAATTATTGATCCGAGTCGAGTACCAACTTTCCCACCGACGACGGCGATCGCCGATCTGTTGCCTGGGTTTCGACCGTGGACAGTTCCCCAATGTGTTGGGTTGCAGATGGTGGCTCCTTGTGTGCCGATTGTGCAGGAAGAGCAATTGCAGGGTTTGATTTCTCCCCAAACGGTCTTGAAGCTGATTACTGAGGATGTTGATTTAAGGCAGACCCTGGCCCAGGAGGTGATGACGGCTCCCCCCAAGGCGATCGCCCTAGCAGATCTAGAACATCCGTGGCTGGGCCTCAACCGCATGCACCAAGAGCACCAAGATCTCCTGCCGGTACAGGGAGAAAATGGGTTTTGGCTTGGTTTCGTGGAACGCCTTTCCCTCCAGCGTCTTCTGTGGTCGGAGCCCCTCCTGCAAATGCGACAAGTCCAGGATGTGATGGTGACGGATCTGGCCTTGATGCCTTCCCATAGCAGCCTGTTGATGGCCGCCCATCGTTTACACCAAAAACAACAGTCTCTCCTGATGGTCATGGAGAAAGCCAGTGCCATGACTGCCCCTTTATCGAATGGGTTGTGGGCTGTGACCCTCTGGGACGTTTTGCGGGGCTATGGTAAGGGAAAAGATGGGCTCACAACGGCGATCGCCACGGAGGGTAGCCATGATTTCCAGCGGGTCAAACCCACGGACTCTCTCTGGTCAGTGGCGGCCCATTTAGTCGAAACCAACAGTAGTTGGGCCGCTGTGGTTGATGACGAAGAACAGCTACTGGGGAAGGTGACTTGGCGCGGAATTTTGCAAGTTTTAGATCCCGTTGCCCTCCATTGGCAAACCCATAGCCTCCAACAACGTTTGCACCAAGTGGCCCGGCGTCCCCAAAGGGCGATCGCCCAGGTTGCTACCCTAGAACCCCACCCTAAAGGATTGCCCCAACGGGTGCTCTTGATCGAGGGTCTCGCCACTGAATCGGTGATTTTACAGCATCTGTTGCAGCCGCCCCTGGGCAGCAACCTAACCTTTCAAGTGACCCAGGTAGACAGTCTGTCTCAGGCGATCGCCCAATTAAATACTGACACCTACGATCTGATTATTTTTGATGTCAACATTGTCCCCTCTGGCAAATTAGAGGCGTTTATGCGCCTACAAGACAGCGCGGGCCAACGACCGATTTTGTTGCTCACCGATGATCGCCAGGCCGATATCCAACTGGCCCACCAATGCATCGAGTTGGGGGCCCAAGATTATCTCCTGCGGAGTCTGTGTGCGGGGGAATCCCAAACGGAACGGGAAATTTTGATGCGTTCGGTGCGCTATGTCCTCGAAACCGAAGGGGCTAAGCGTTCCCTCCAGCGGCAGGATCAACAACTGCAGCATTTAAGTCAACGGCTCAAGGCAGAAAAGACCGCTAAACAGGCGATCGCCCAACAACTGAAGCTGACCGATGTCCAGATGAAAGCTCTGTTTGAAGCGATCACCGACATTGTCTTTGTGATTAATCCCCAAACCTGGGAGATCAAGCCGGTGACAGCTCCCCAGAACAATCATTGCGGTGGCCTTTTAGACTTTTGCCAAGGAACCTACCAGTTTTTACAAGCGCACCAGGCCCGCCTCATACCGTACCTCCAGCAGGCGATCGCCAAAGGAACTCCCTCAGACAATGAACCTTTGTCAGGGGAATGGGTTAAATATGAATATTCCCTGCAGCCGGAGCCTCACCTTGCACCAGTGTGGTTTGTTGCTAAAATCGTCGCCATTAATCAACAGCAAGTGATTTGGGCCGCCCACGATGTCACCCCCTTCAAACTCTCCCAACAAAAGCTGATCACTGATCAAGAAAACCTCACAACGATCATCCAAGAACGCACCAGGGAACTTAAAGCCCTCAATGCAACCCTCAACGCCGAAATCCAACAGCGGAAGCACACGGAAATAGAACTCCGCCAAGAACAGGACTTTCTCGAAACCCTCTTTGATCTCACCCCCGCCCTATTTATGGTGCTAAACCAGGAGGGGCGCGTTATTCGGTTTAACCCCGCCTGTGAAAAGCTCACGGGCTATCAATTTGCCGAGGTGGCCCACCAGTACCTCTGGGATCTGTTGTTTTGGGAGCGCCATGATATCACGGAGATTGTCCAGGAGTTTCAGCTGCTCCTCCAGCAAAAAAAGCCCCGTACCTATGAAGTAGCTTGGCGTGCTAAATCTGGTAAGTTACACCACCTGCGTTGGTCCCATGGTGTTCTTTTAGATAAACAAGGGAACGTCCATTATGTGATCGCGACGGGGATGGATATGAGCGATCGCCAAGCCTTTGAAACGACTCTCAAAACCCTCAACCAAGAGCTAGAATCCCGGGTGGAGCAGCGCACCCAAGTGCTAGAACACATCGAACAAAACCTGCGGCGTCAGTTGGCGGCGGTGGATGCGGCGGTAGATGCGATCGCCATTTTGCAGCGGGAAGAATTTATCTCAGTTAATCCCGCCTTTTTAGAACTGTTTGACTACCCCCACCGCTTGAGCTTGACGGGACATTCCTGGAAAGAAGTGCTGTTTGCCCCCAGTGAGCAAAAACGCCTAGAAAAAGACATTCTCCCCCGCCTCAATCGCCATAAATCTTGGCAAGGGGAGGCGATCGCCCAACGGCAAAATGGTCAGACCTTCATGCAAGAGATTTCCCTGACCATCACCAGTGACGGCGACTACATTTGCGTCTGTCGAGACATTACCGCCCGGAATCGCGCCGCCCTAAAAATCCGCGAAACCGAAGCCCTCCTCCGTTCCCAATATCGCAATTTTCCGATTCCCACCTATACCTGGCAACACCGTCAGGGAAACTTTTATCTCATTGACTATAACAGTGCCGCCGAGATTGCCAATGACGGCTCCCTCCAGGGTTTTCTCCGTTGTCCAAGCCATGTTGTTTATGGTGCCGAGCACGCGATCCACCGGAATATTCGCCGTTGTTTCGACTTTAAAACGACCTTTGAAGAAGAGCTACAAATCCCCTCTCCAGATAACCCTGAGGCATTCCAACGCTATTTCATTGCCACCTACATCTACATCCAGCCGGATTTGGTCATGGTACACACCCAAGATCTCACGGAGCGCAAACGAGCCGAACGGGATCTACAGCAGAGCCAAACCTTTTTGCGGCTGGTCATCGATAACAATCCCAATTTAATTTTTGTCAAAGATCAAGATGGCTATTTCTTGTTGGTAAACCAGGCGATGGCGAATTTCTATGGCACCACGGTGACGGAATTAGTCGGGAAACGAGAATGTGATCTACATCCCAACTCTGAGGAAGCAGACTGTTTTCTTCAGGCGGATCAGCAGGTGCTCCAGGAACAAAAAACCGTGGTCATTGACGAGGCCAAGGCGACGGATTTCCTGGGGGCAACCCGTTATTTTCGGACGGTGAAGCTGCCCCTCCAACTCCCTGGCGATCGCCTCCAATATCAAGTTTTGGGAGTAGCCTCAGAAATCACCCAACAGCGTCGTGCCAAACAAGAGTTAGAAAAAGCCCTCCTCCAGGAGCGAGAACTCAATCACCTCAAAACCCGCTTCATTGATACTGCCTCCCATGAATTCCGCACGCCCCTAACGGTAATCCTCGGTGCGGCCCAAATCCTCAGTGCTTACCACGACCATCTCCCCGAAGCGCGGCGATCGCAATATCTCAACAACATCGAAGACAGCGTGATGCGACTACGGCAACTGATTGATGATCTGCTGACCATGAGTCGCCTCGAAGCCGGAAAACTCGATTGCCAACGTCAAGCGGTGGATATTGTGGCCCTCTGCCAAGATCTCATTGCCGACCTTAAAATTGGTATCGGTAAGCAGCATCATTTCAACCTTGAGACCACCGGGGCGATCGCCTCTCCCCTCGCCCTCGACCCCAATCTGTTGCAACATATCCTGAATAATCTCCTCGGTAACGCCTGTAAATATTCAGCCCCCGGCACCACCGTGACTGTCCAGTTATGCAGCAGTGCCGCACAGTTGACCTTGACTATCATCGATCAAGGCGTCGGCATTTCCCCAGAAGACCAACCCCATATTTTCGAATCTTTCTACCGGGCCAGTAATACCCAAAATATCCCCGGCACCGGTCTCGGCCTCAACATCGTCAAAGAATATGTGCAACTCCATGGCGGCCAGATCGAACTCACAAGCCAACTGGGTAAAGGCAGTCAGTTTACGGTGACAATTCCCCTCGGCGAGAACGGCATTGAAACGTCCTGA
- a CDS encoding class I SAM-dependent methyltransferase yields MHIYNQFILPSLLDYVMHRQAIAQQRQKLLQAAQGNVLEIGFGTGANLPHYPTAVETLQVVEPERMLQKRVEARIRQSGLRVEWHGLRGEALPFEDRYFDTVVSTFTLCTVQEPTQVLREIRRVLKKDGYFLTLEHGLSPDGAIAQWQHRLNGVMNCCGGGCNLNRPMASLLTAAGFQVETLKEFYLPALPRIGGYLTMAKLAP; encoded by the coding sequence ATGCATATTTACAATCAGTTCATCCTCCCTTCCCTGCTGGATTATGTGATGCACCGCCAGGCGATCGCCCAACAACGGCAGAAGTTACTCCAGGCGGCCCAGGGCAACGTCCTAGAAATTGGCTTCGGCACCGGGGCAAATCTCCCCCATTACCCGACAGCGGTGGAAACATTGCAAGTTGTGGAGCCGGAGAGAATGTTACAAAAACGGGTCGAGGCGCGGATTCGTCAATCGGGTTTACGGGTCGAGTGGCACGGCCTGCGGGGGGAGGCGCTGCCTTTTGAAGACCGCTATTTTGATACGGTGGTGAGCACTTTTACCCTGTGTACGGTGCAAGAACCGACCCAAGTGCTCCGGGAAATTCGCCGTGTGCTGAAAAAAGATGGCTATTTTTTGACCCTAGAACATGGCTTAAGTCCGGACGGGGCGATCGCCCAGTGGCAACATCGGCTAAATGGCGTCATGAACTGTTGCGGCGGTGGCTGTAACTTGAACCGACCGATGGCTTCTCTCCTTACGGCAGCGGGCTTTCAGGTGGAAACCCTCAAGGAATTTTATTTACCGGCTTTACCCCGCATCGGTGGCTATCTCACCATGGCGAAATTGGCTCCCTAG
- a CDS encoding metal ABC transporter solute-binding protein, Zn/Mn family — MGLLFGCGTDPATQTETSTSSPVTPEATTPQQEPLKITVSVLPQQYFVEKIGGDRVQVSTLVGPGMEAESYEPKPQQLKDLSDADAYVGIGIFFEEVWGDRLRSANGNMTWLDTSEGIEKLPLADHHHHGDDDHSHDHNHDHEGELLDPHIWLSPQRVKQQAESIYQLLVQLDPDGETIYANNLNQFLVELDQLDQTIRERLAPLENRTFLVFHPAWGYFANDYGLEQLSIEVEGQEPSAAELAELVKIAQEKQIRTIFVQYQFNIQAAEAIAQEINAEVVPLDPLAPNWSENMLAMTDEFIQASRPNPTE; from the coding sequence CTGGGGCTCCTCTTCGGTTGTGGCACAGACCCCGCCACCCAGACGGAAACGTCCACTTCTAGCCCTGTAACCCCAGAAGCAACGACCCCCCAGCAGGAACCCCTAAAGATTACCGTCAGCGTCTTACCCCAGCAGTATTTCGTCGAAAAAATTGGCGGCGATCGCGTTCAGGTTTCGACCTTGGTGGGGCCAGGGATGGAAGCGGAAAGTTATGAGCCCAAACCGCAGCAGTTGAAAGATCTCAGCGATGCTGATGCCTACGTTGGCATTGGGATTTTCTTTGAGGAGGTGTGGGGCGATCGCCTCCGCTCCGCCAACGGAAATATGACTTGGTTAGATACCTCCGAGGGTATCGAAAAATTACCCCTCGCCGATCACCATCACCATGGCGATGATGACCACAGCCACGACCACAATCATGACCACGAAGGCGAACTACTGGATCCCCACATTTGGCTCTCTCCCCAACGGGTAAAACAACAGGCCGAAAGCATTTATCAACTGCTTGTCCAACTCGACCCCGACGGTGAAACCATCTATGCCAATAATCTCAATCAGTTTTTAGTAGAACTCGATCAACTCGACCAAACCATCCGGGAACGGTTAGCGCCCCTAGAAAATCGCACCTTTTTGGTCTTCCACCCTGCCTGGGGCTATTTTGCCAACGACTATGGTCTCGAGCAACTTTCCATTGAAGTGGAAGGTCAAGAACCCAGTGCCGCTGAATTGGCCGAGCTTGTCAAAATTGCCCAGGAAAAGCAAATTCGTACCATCTTCGTACAATATCAATTTAATATCCAAGCTGCCGAGGCGATCGCCCAGGAGATTAACGCTGAGGTAGTCCCCCTCGATCCCCTCGCCCCTAACTGGTCAGAAAATATGTTGGCCATGACCGATGAATTTATCCAAGCCAGTCGCCCCAACCCCACGGAGTAA
- a CDS encoding metal ABC transporter ATP-binding protein: METVISLQQVWAGYPKTSVLEDINLQVQALDFIGLIGPNGGGKTTLLKVLLGLVQPQRGTVRILDRPVTQGRRYIGYVPQLLELDRDFPIQVRDVVSMGRLGKRKLFHRYNRKDREIVQRSLVQVGMADKGDRPIGELSGGERQRVYIARALASEPKILLLDEPTANVDSHVQNSIYELLKELNQFMTIMMISHDLGAISSYVKTVGCLNRRLHYHHDRLITPTMIEETYQCPVDLIAHGIPHRVFPDHSDGSLSPAHHHSDACDHA, translated from the coding sequence ATGGAAACAGTGATTTCCCTCCAACAGGTCTGGGCAGGCTACCCAAAAACCTCTGTCCTCGAAGACATTAATCTACAGGTACAGGCCCTGGATTTTATTGGTCTGATTGGCCCCAATGGTGGTGGAAAAACCACCCTGCTGAAGGTACTACTGGGTTTGGTGCAACCCCAACGGGGAACGGTCAGAATTTTAGATCGCCCCGTCACCCAAGGTCGCCGTTACATTGGTTATGTGCCCCAGCTCCTAGAACTCGACCGGGATTTCCCAATCCAAGTCCGGGATGTGGTGAGTATGGGACGCTTGGGTAAACGGAAATTATTCCACCGCTACAACCGCAAAGACCGGGAAATTGTCCAGCGTTCCCTCGTCCAAGTGGGCATGGCGGACAAAGGCGATCGCCCCATTGGTGAACTTTCCGGGGGAGAAAGGCAGCGGGTTTACATTGCGCGGGCCTTGGCTTCAGAACCGAAAATTCTTCTCCTCGATGAACCCACCGCCAACGTGGATTCCCATGTGCAAAACAGCATTTACGAATTGCTCAAAGAGCTTAATCAATTCATGACGATTATGATGATTTCCCATGACCTGGGGGCCATCTCTTCCTATGTAAAAACCGTAGGCTGCCTAAACCGCCGCTTGCATTATCATCATGATCGCTTGATCACCCCCACCATGATCGAAGAAACCTACCAATGCCCCGTGGATCTCATTGCCCACGGCATCCCCCACCGGGTTTTTCCCGATCATAGTGATGGCTCTCTTTCTCCAGCACACCACCATTCTGACGCCTGCGACCATGCTTGA
- a CDS encoding metal ABC transporter permease: MLDALQFDFMQNALMAGILVSIACGIIGTFVVVNRIVFISGGIAHAAYGGIGLGYFFQFNPIWGAIAFGLISALGMGWVEQQTKQRGDTLIGVMWAIGMAIGIILIDFTEGYKAGLESYLFGSILAVPRSDLWLMFGVDCVIIALIALLYKELLAISFDPVFATTRNLPVRSLYLVLVGLIALTVVMVMQIVGLIMVIALLTIPAAIASQWQKKITAMMGLASLLGISFTTTGLWLSYRFNLTSGATIILVSGIAYLLSLGLKAYGDRQTTQPEA, translated from the coding sequence ATGCTTGACGCCCTCCAGTTCGACTTTATGCAAAATGCCCTAATGGCGGGAATCCTCGTCAGTATTGCCTGTGGCATTATTGGGACGTTCGTCGTTGTTAACCGTATTGTTTTCATTAGTGGGGGCATTGCCCACGCTGCCTATGGTGGCATTGGTCTGGGTTATTTCTTTCAATTTAATCCCATCTGGGGGGCGATCGCCTTTGGCTTGATCTCTGCCCTGGGGATGGGCTGGGTTGAACAACAAACCAAGCAACGGGGTGATACCCTCATTGGTGTGATGTGGGCGATCGGCATGGCCATCGGCATTATTTTGATCGACTTTACCGAGGGTTACAAAGCAGGTCTAGAGAGTTATTTATTTGGCAGTATTTTGGCGGTGCCCCGGTCAGATCTGTGGCTGATGTTTGGGGTTGACTGCGTGATTATCGCCCTCATTGCCTTGCTTTACAAAGAACTCCTCGCCATTTCCTTTGACCCAGTATTTGCCACCACCCGAAATTTGCCCGTGCGCAGTCTGTACCTCGTCCTCGTGGGTTTAATTGCCCTGACGGTGGTGATGGTGATGCAAATCGTCGGTTTGATTATGGTGATTGCCCTGTTGACGATTCCGGCGGCGATCGCCAGCCAATGGCAGAAAAAAATTACCGCCATGATGGGTTTAGCCAGTCTGTTAGGGATTAGCTTTACGACGACGGGCCTCTGGCTCTCGTATCGCTTTAATCTGACTTCGGGGGCAACGATTATCCTAGTTTCAGGGATTGCCTATCTCCTGAGCCTCGGACTCAAAGCCTACGGCGATCGCCAAACCACCCAACCAGAAGCCTAA